A stretch of DNA from Thermanaerosceptrum fracticalcis:
TGTTTTGGGGTTTATAGGTTGGCATGAATATTGCATATTAGGTGATGGAAAATACATAGGAGGTTATTTGATGTTATGAGCAAAAACAATTCTGATGCAATTGAACGGTACGCGCTGGAAGCGGTACCCCAAAGTGATCGGCAGCCGTGGTTTACCATAGCGCTTATTTGGATTGGAACCATGATTTGTGTTCCAGGCTTGATGATCGGAGGAGCCTTAATAACAGGTTTGACGGTTATGCAGGCGTTTTGGGCCGGAGTAATTGGTTACAGTATCGTGGTGTTTTACATGAGTTTTCAAGGAATGCAAGCTGCCGACTTAGGTCGGCCAACGGTAAGTTTGGCTAGTTCGTCTTTTGGCGAAACAGGATCCAGAGTAGTTATTTCATTTGTTCTAGGAATTGCCACGTTGGGTTGGTTCGGTGTTCAGACAAATCTTTGCGGGGTAGCATTTAGCAATATCTTAGCTTCTTGGCTGGGAATTAACTTGCCGGTATGGATTTCATCTCTAATTTGGGGCGTAATTATGTTAACAACCGCCATTTACGGATTTAATGCCCTGAAGTATTTGAATTATATCGCGGTTCCCTCTCTCATTATTTTATCGTTATATGGTACTTTTATTTCTCTTTCTACTTATGGTTCTGACATCTTATTTAGTTATCAACCACCGCAGCCGTTTCCCTTTATCCAAGGCGTAGCTTTGGCAGTTGGTACTTTTGCAGTTGGTGGCGTTATTGCAGGCGATTACTCCCGATATGCGGTCGGTCGAAAGGATGCTATTTTATCATCCGTACTTGGCGTACTCCCCGCTGGCGTTGGTATGCTGGTTATGGGTGGCGTTATGGCAGTTGTAGCAGGAACATACGATATTACTGTCATTCTTGCTAACCTAGGTGTTCCCCTAATCGGTTTAATTGTTTTGATTTTGGCAACATGGACAACCAATACAGTTAACGCTTATTCAGGTGGTTTGGCTATTACAAATATGTTCAATCTGGGTGATTCCAATAGAGCTTTGGCTACTGGTATTGCCGGTGCTCTAGGCACCCTTTTAGCTATTGCCGGCATCATTGATTATTTCATTAATTATCTGTTAGTACTAACATCCGCAATTCCTGCTGTAGCCGGGGTAATGATTGCTGATTATTGGATTGTTAAAAAAGGAGATGCTTCTAAGTGGAATAAAGTTCCCGGGGTTAACTGGGTTGGTATCATTTCTTGGCTATTAGGGGTTGTTGCTGGCAATGTTATTAAAGTTGGCGTTGGTCCTTTAAGCGGAATCGTGGTTTCCCTGGTCGCCTATATAATACTTCATTCCCTAGTTGCCTATATAATACTTCATTCCTTTGTCGCCAAAGAAGAACAATCCAATAAATCTTAAAAAACTCTTTACTTCAAATAATAACCAACATTTATAAAAAGCAAAGGAGGCATTGTAATGCGAAAAATTGATGAACAAGCGGTTGAAGATATTGCCCTAGGGGCCGCCCTTTTGGGTACTGGTGGTGGAGGAGACCCTTATATTGGAAAGTTAATGGCCAAACAGGCCATTGCTGAGTATGGCCCGGTAACTTTATTAAGTCCTGATGAGGTGCCGGAAGATGCTTTAGTGGTACCCTCAGCAATGATGGGGGCACCGACGGTCTTGGTGGAAAAACTAATGAACGGGGAAGAGCTAATTCGTTCATTTAAAGGATTAGAAAATTATCTAGGCAAAAAAATATATGCCACTTTTCCAATTGAGGCAGGGGGAGTTAACTCCATGATCCCATTTGTGGTTGCTGCTCGCATGGGAATCCCAGTAATTGATGCAGACGGTATGGGTCGTGCTTTTCCGGAACTTCAGATGTTAACCTTCCATTTAGCCGGACTAAATGCCACTCCTATGGTTCTGTCTGACGAAAAAGGCAATGATATTATCTTTAATACCATTAATAATTATTTTACCGAGAATGCTGCTAGAAGCGCAGTAGTATTAATGGGGGGATCGGCAACGCTTAGTATCTACCCCATGACCGGGAAAGATGTAAAAGAACATGGTGTCACCGGGATTGTATCCTTTGCCGAAAAAATTGGTAAGGGAATAAAAGAGTCGCGTAAGAATGGCCAAAATCCCATAGAGGTGCTTCAACAATTAACGGGTGGTTTTGAATTATTTAGAGGAAAAGTTGTTGATGTCCTTCGAAAAACCGAGGGAGGTTTTAACCGGGGTGAAGCGGTAATTGAGGGTGTGGAAAGTTATAAAGATGAAACACTAGTTGTCGAGTTTCAAAATGAAAATTTGATTGCCCGCAAGGGAGGAAAAATTCTAGCCACTACTCCCGATCTGATTTGTATGGTAAACCTGGAAACTTGTATTCCGTTTACAACTGAAGCACTTAAATATGGCCAACGGGTTTTGGTATTAGGAATCCCCTGCGATCCTAAATTTAGAACTCCCAAAGGAATAGAAACGGTCGGACCCCGTTATTTTAAATATGATGTAGACTATGTACCAATCGAAGAGCTGGTGAAAGGAGATGGCAAATAATGGGCTACCGTATAGGAATTGATGTAGGCGGTACAAATACCGACGCCGTAATAGTTGATGATAATTTAAATCTTGTTGAAAGCATAAAAACACCAACTACAACTGATGTTACAACTGGAATTTTCAACGCTCTCAGTGGTGTTATGGAAAAGTCGGGAATTGATAAAGACAAGATAACCTATGCTATGTTGGGTACCACCCATTGCACCAATGCAATCGTAGAGCGAAAAAGGCTTTGCAAAGTGGGAATTATCCGAATCGGCAAACCTGCCTCGGCAGCGATCAGTGCTATGTCTGACTGGCCAGTTGATTTAAAAGAGGCTATGAGCGATAATTACTTCTTGGTTTCTGGCGGGCATGAATTTGATGGTCGGGAAATTTCCCCTCTGGATGAAGATGAAATCCGCACCGTGGCTAAAAGTCTTAAGGGCAAGGTTGATACTATTGCTGTTACCTCCGTTTTTTCCTTTGTTTCTTCAGACCACGAAAAACGGGTAGCCCAAATTTTACGAGAAGAATTAGGCGATATTCCCATATCTCTTTCCCACGAAATTGGCTCATTGGGATTATTGGAAAGAGAAAATGCAACTATCTTAAATTCCGCTTTAACAGATGTGGCCAAAACCACGGCGTTGTCCTTTAAAGAGGGGCTAAGTCGAGAAGGCGTAAACAATGCAAAAGTCTATTTGTGCCAAAATGACGGGACTTTGATGTCTGTTGATTATGCCGTGAAATACCCAATCCTAACCATTGCCTGTGGCCCAACAAATAGTATTCGCGGCGCATCCTTTTTAAGTAAAAAAAGCGATGCAATTGTATTAGATGTTGGGGGTACCACTAGCGATATCGGGGTAATCGTAAATGGTTTCCCCAGAGAATCTTCACTGGCAGTAACAATCGGCGGTGCCCGTACTAATTTCCGGATGCCTGACCTGATTTCCATCGGTTTAGGCGGAGGCACTATTATTCAGGAAAAAGATGGGCAAATCCAAGTTGGCCCTCAAAGTGTTGGATACAGAATTACCGAAGAAGCCCTTGTTTTTGGTGGGAAAACCTTAACTGCTACAGATATCGCAGTGCGTTTAGGAATAGCCCAGGTTGGGGATCCCCGAAAAGTATCACATATTGATAAAGGCTTTGCCAAAAGAGCCTTTGATAAAATGATGCTGCTAGTTAGTGATAACATTGATAAAATGAAACTTTCTAACGAAGATGCTACGGTCATCTTGGTAGGAGGAGGAAGCATTCTTATTGGCGATAAATTAGACGGGGTTTCTGAAATCATCCGTCCTGAGAACTTTGCGGTTGCGAACGCTCTGGGCTCAGCCATCGCCCAAGTAAGCGGGCAAGTGGAACTAGTGTATAAGTTGGATACTATCAGTCGGGAAGCAGCTTTAGAAGAAACCAAAAAAGCGGCAATAAACGAAGCGATTAAGGCTGGCGCAGATCCGTCTACCATAAAAATTGTTGAAGTAGAAGATGTTCCACTGGCATACCTACCGGGCAACGCTACCAGAATTCGAGCTAAAGCGGCTGGCGATCTTGCCAGTAACTAAAAAAATAAGGGGGCATTTATTATGAAAATCAAAGTAATTGTTCCGATAATCGGAACCTCATTCAACGACGAAGTGCGTCGGGAAGTAGCATCTTTGGCTACCCCAGGGGTAGAATATGATGTAGAGAGTCTGGACTATGGTCCTGCCTCAATCGAGTCCGAGTATGATGAAGCAATTGCAGTTCCTGATATTTTAAACAAGGTAAGGAAGGCCGAGGAAGAAGGTTTTGACGGTGCAATACTAGATTGTTTTGGCGATCCCGGTGTTCGAGCTGCCCGGGAAATCACCAATATAGTAGTATTTGGGGGTTTTGAACCTCCTATGCTGATCGCATCTGGTCTGGGAGACAAAATTGCAATTGTTACCGTGTTGCCAGAAGTTATTCCCATGATTGATGGCTTGATTGCTAAGGCAGGTTTAAAGGATCGGGTTGTCGCCGTGCGCCACGTAGATATTCCAGTGCTAGAACTTACTGATATTCAAAAATTAAAGGACGCTCTATTTGAACAAAGTGTAGAGGCAATTAAGCAAAACGGCGCTCAGGTTATTGTACTTGGTTGTACCGGT
This window harbors:
- a CDS encoding hydantoinase/oxoprolinase N-terminal domain-containing protein — protein: MGYRIGIDVGGTNTDAVIVDDNLNLVESIKTPTTTDVTTGIFNALSGVMEKSGIDKDKITYAMLGTTHCTNAIVERKRLCKVGIIRIGKPASAAISAMSDWPVDLKEAMSDNYFLVSGGHEFDGREISPLDEDEIRTVAKSLKGKVDTIAVTSVFSFVSSDHEKRVAQILREELGDIPISLSHEIGSLGLLERENATILNSALTDVAKTTALSFKEGLSREGVNNAKVYLCQNDGTLMSVDYAVKYPILTIACGPTNSIRGASFLSKKSDAIVLDVGGTTSDIGVIVNGFPRESSLAVTIGGARTNFRMPDLISIGLGGGTIIQEKDGQIQVGPQSVGYRITEEALVFGGKTLTATDIAVRLGIAQVGDPRKVSHIDKGFAKRAFDKMMLLVSDNIDKMKLSNEDATVILVGGGSILIGDKLDGVSEIIRPENFAVANALGSAIAQVSGQVELVYKLDTISREAALEETKKAAINEAIKAGADPSTIKIVEVEDVPLAYLPGNATRIRAKAAGDLASN
- a CDS encoding aspartate/glutamate racemase family protein — its product is MKIKVIVPIIGTSFNDEVRREVASLATPGVEYDVESLDYGPASIESEYDEAIAVPDILNKVRKAEEEGFDGAILDCFGDPGVRAAREITNIVVFGGFEPPMLIASGLGDKIAIVTVLPEVIPMIDGLIAKAGLKDRVVAVRHVDIPVLELTDIQKLKDALFEQSVEAIKQNGAQVIVLGCTGMMGVANEVMDRLKEAGYDIPVVDAFAAALRMTEAVVSLGLRPSKLTYMPVRMKDRKWWGE
- a CDS encoding DUF917 domain-containing protein; its protein translation is MRKIDEQAVEDIALGAALLGTGGGGDPYIGKLMAKQAIAEYGPVTLLSPDEVPEDALVVPSAMMGAPTVLVEKLMNGEELIRSFKGLENYLGKKIYATFPIEAGGVNSMIPFVVAARMGIPVIDADGMGRAFPELQMLTFHLAGLNATPMVLSDEKGNDIIFNTINNYFTENAARSAVVLMGGSATLSIYPMTGKDVKEHGVTGIVSFAEKIGKGIKESRKNGQNPIEVLQQLTGGFELFRGKVVDVLRKTEGGFNRGEAVIEGVESYKDETLVVEFQNENLIARKGGKILATTPDLICMVNLETCIPFTTEALKYGQRVLVLGIPCDPKFRTPKGIETVGPRYFKYDVDYVPIEELVKGDGK
- a CDS encoding cytosine permease; the protein is MSKNNSDAIERYALEAVPQSDRQPWFTIALIWIGTMICVPGLMIGGALITGLTVMQAFWAGVIGYSIVVFYMSFQGMQAADLGRPTVSLASSSFGETGSRVVISFVLGIATLGWFGVQTNLCGVAFSNILASWLGINLPVWISSLIWGVIMLTTAIYGFNALKYLNYIAVPSLIILSLYGTFISLSTYGSDILFSYQPPQPFPFIQGVALAVGTFAVGGVIAGDYSRYAVGRKDAILSSVLGVLPAGVGMLVMGGVMAVVAGTYDITVILANLGVPLIGLIVLILATWTTNTVNAYSGGLAITNMFNLGDSNRALATGIAGALGTLLAIAGIIDYFINYLLVLTSAIPAVAGVMIADYWIVKKGDASKWNKVPGVNWVGIISWLLGVVAGNVIKVGVGPLSGIVVSLVAYIILHSLVAYIILHSFVAKEEQSNKS